The sequence below is a genomic window from Pleuronectes platessa chromosome 13, fPlePla1.1, whole genome shotgun sequence.
TCTATTCATTAATGTACTTGTAAGCAGAGAACTGCAATATTCCACCCAGGATATTCAAATCTCTAACATTATTATTCTCAAATCTCTAATATTATTATTCTCAAATCTCTAATATTATTATTCTCAAATCTTTAATAAGTTACAAAACATAGTGTGTCAAACTGCAAACTAAGGCTGGGCAAGAGAACAATATCAATAAGTACCACAATTAAATTTTCTTTGTAGCGATATAACGAATGTCTGaaatataatgatataatacTCATgcattgtgcaagcacagtgagaAGATACATCACATATTTGATTGACCACAATCAAATATGACCAAGTGTTTGTTAATACGATTTATCCTGATATTCATCAATACAGACTGATGTGAACATGTTTGATCTTGATACCATTTCGGCCACAACTCAAGCCCTACCACAAACTATTCTAACACTGAACTTGTCAACTTGTCATTcatcaacatttttaaatgataaatgaagATAAAGTTGGAGTTGCAGGCTTTTTGAGAACTTCCACTATTCCCCTCAAACACCACTGTTGTTAATAAGTGTGTTTTAGTTGCAATTATAATATAACAGTGTGTTTTGGTTGCAGTTATAAGAATATCAGTGTGTTTCAGTGAAGTTGTAGTTGCagatataataataacagtgtGTTTTGGTTGCAGTTATAATAACAATAGAGTGTTTTAGTTGCAGTTATAATGATATCAGTGTGTTTCAGTGAAGTTGTAGTTGCAGTTATAATGATAACAGTGAGAGATCGGTGTCggtgctgagctgctgctgctgctgctgctcctctcgcCCAGTGCATTGTGGTCTGTGAGCTAAAAGGAAGCTGCAGCAGCGGAATCTGAAGAATTCGAGGTGTCCGCCAAGTCTCTGCTGCTCACCGACCACTTCCAGTCCGTCTGTAGCTCTGTGCACCGTCGGGACTGCAAAGGTAACGCCGCCGActcctctggttcatctctTATTCATCACCAAGTTGCGTGTGGCTCGCTAACATTAGCTCCGTTGAAGTGAACATCCTGCAGTAAGAGAAGCTACTCGGCTAGTTAGTGGTTAACGCTAAGCTAATACCAAGTTTCTGAGCAGCTAGCGGAGGCTGTTAGCTGCTGTGGTAGCTTGGATTTGAGCTAGTTTTGTTAGCTTTTCCACAACTAAATTACAGCTGAAGTGTCTCTTTTCCCCCAGACTGATGTAGCATCAGCTAATTTCCGCCCTCGGGCTCGTTACCGTTAGGAAAATAGCCGATGCTAATTAACCGGTTGATCAACATTTCAATACAAGTGAACGGAAGAACATTAGCTCAATCAGTTTTAATTAGCATTCACATTTTTATGGAGGATCTGGGTTAGCAGTACATCTCGAATTAGCTCAAACTAGCTTCTAAACTAACTGGGACACATCCTGTGTAAGAGCACTTCATATTGTCTCTTTCATTCTCGTCTGTTGCTGTGGGTGTGTTTCTGCTAGTTTCAGTGAATCAGGATGTTTGAATCGAAGACActgaatgacacacacataacacacacacaacaactagTAACAAAGCAGCAAACATATGACACCAGTGTGTAGACGCTGGGATAAATGGcacagacattttttaatcTCTAATCCTCACATCATAGTGTTGTACAGCTGTGATGCAGCAAGCAGGAAAAGcaaggcagttttttttttttttgtcagtggtGAGATCGAATGGGTGTCACAAAACCAGACTTCCTGTCTCCCACAGTCAggcctgtgagtgtgtggctGCATGAACTACCGGCTTTACACAAAAGGTTCACACAGGAGAGGATTGTAGTAAAACGAAGATGATTGTTGTtctcctgttgtgtgtttttcctcagtTTCTGATGTAGTCTGTTTTCTTTTAGGTTGAACACGGAGAACAAAATGTCTCAGGCCGACAAAATGAAGGTGAGTGCTGGAACACTGAAAAAAAGATGCTTCATCTGAACTTCCTATGTCTGATCAGCGTCTGTGTGTCTACTTCAACAGCTCAGCGTtgataatgatgagaaagtaagGTGGTGTGTTAATGTTTGGCCACTTTTCTAAGGATTAAAACCTGGCTTTAGGTGTACAGATTTTGCTCTGAATGTCTCCTTTTGATTCAGTCCAGGATTTCTGCTCTAACTCGACGTTGCCGCTCGGTTCACTTGGACATTCTCTGCCTCGCTGCTTCTCTCGGCTTTGCTCCAACCACAAATATTAGTTACTTGGtggagctgctcttcctccACATGACTTACTGATGTGGCTTCATGCGAGTCGAAATGCCTATAAGcaaaacaggaacacagtgTTTATCTGTCTTATCAGTCATGACCTTTGCTGAAAGGAAGgtttataaataatacaaaatggtATGGTTTAAAACAAGCAGGCTTAACATGGAGCAGGTACATCTGTGATTGAATTAAACAGTGTGTAGCAGAGTCACAGGGTCTGTTGAGTCGCTGTCTGTAGTAAATAGCCATAAACACTGGCGTGATTGGTGGAAGGTATTTTGCAAACAGATGGCAGAGAGGTCACAGCTTCCCTCCCTAAAGACCCCGGTTATTCATGAACAGATGTCTCCTCTGTGATCTCTACTCCAGCACCTATAATTAGTTATGATATTATCAGAACAATGTTTGGCTGAAGTGATGATTCTGTGCAGTATTTTCTCTGAGCTTTTAATGTCACCAAACATTATGACTATATTTTTACTCGCATGTCTTTGTGCTCGACGTGTCCTTCTCCAGCAGGGCCAGTTCACCAACCCTGAGACCCCAGGGTACGTTGGATTCGCCAACCTGCCCAATCAGGTTCATCGCAAGTCAGTAAAAAAAGGATTCGAGTTTACATTGATGGTTGTAGGTGAGTGGGTGATTGCCGTTTTCAAATGTTGTCCTATTCTTCTTGGTACTATGTGACACTGTGTGGTACTATGTAAATTTGGAGAATATAAAGATAGTGCATCTCTGTGATAACACGTTTCAAGCTCGACATCTTCAGTAAACGTTGACATCTGAGGAACAATTTCTTTGGCTTGTTTGAATCTGTATTTGCGAAGAATTAAAGGTGGAACCTACAGTATGCAGTTTCTTGCTGTTGTACATTGTCTTTACACAGTGGCCTCTACATGacaattttaaattaaaactctTTCACCTCTGTAGCTCCTTTTGTTTGTATATTGAGAGCACTTTGCTGGTACTGTCTTTAAAGCTGTGTTCAGAAATACTCAGCTGTATCATGTGCACAGAGGCATTGTGGGCAGTGTAAAATGGCAGATGTCACATCAGTGTAGTTGCTCAGCTGCTGTCAGCACAGCAGCAGTGTAAACTGCTGGATGGGAGTGCTGTGACTGTGTGAACCTCTGTGCTTGTTGATAGGGGGGAGGGTAGGAGCGCCCCCTGAACGCTGCTCATCCTTTTGCTTTAAAATAAACCAGAGTGGAATGTGGCCTGTGGGCCTCGAGGGGCTGATTCATACAGTGTGGACAAGGCGTGCTCGTCCAGCTGCTGCAAGAACACTCATCGAGGGCTTCTAAACCTTCTGTGTGTCCCTGTTGTTACTATGttcttaaataaataagtgTTTTCTCGCACACTCAGATAGTTGCAGCCCCCCTCGTCACACAAATGATgtacaaatgaaaaaatgtcTTCCTGTAGCGTGATAAATATATGTGAACTTAGTTTTTCCATCATCTTAGGCAAATTGCCAGTTTTTAAGATGTAGCAAAAAACGTCTGTAAATCTTTTGCCACGGCACTGGTGGGAATCATAGTAGCAGCATTCCTGGGTCAAGCACACAGGCTTTAGGCAGATTGTTTAGCATCTGTAACATGAGAATTGAGGAACTtgttttctgaaatgttttgcatgttagtttcctgtttgctgctgttgcttgGGCTACATCGCTGCTGTAGTTTTAGTTAATTAGAGAAGTAGAACAGATCTTGTCCTATGTTTTCAAATGGGACAGCTTTTGACTCTGCTGACTGTGCCAGTAGGCAAAGATTAATGATGTCCTTTCTACTGATTGGAACATTTATCTATTTGTGTTCATGTGCATTAACTCACATAAACTCTCGAGATTTTCATAtgcctttttatttcttttggtGTCGTATCCAAAAGATTTGAATGTGCAGCCAGTCACAATTTGTTTCGGTCATTCACAATaagatattcaaataaaatcagTCTCAAACTACTCACTGTTCATTTTAACATGGGTGAAACTAAGCAGTCTTCCTCTTGTCTCTGCTACTGGCTGATTATCAACATCCACCTGACATTATTCTGTAAAGAATAATGGTGAAGTCAGATTCAGTTGTTCAACAGGATAGATCCCAACAGTACTATGTTGATACAAATGTTCTGTGCAGTGAGAGGCCGAGTGTGCGTCACAAGCAGACGTCTCGTTTCCTGCAGCGAACTGAtgtctttgttcttttttaagGTTGAAACTGAAATCTGTTTATTTGAAGAAGTTATCTCAAAACAGAACATTCTTTTGAAAGTCTCTGATTTTAATCCTGATTTCTCAGACTGATGTTTATTGTGTGATGATTCTTAtatgtttttcctctgttgtcAAAAGGTGAGTCTGGACTTGGAAAATCCACCCTGATCAACAGCCTCTTTCTTACTGACCTTTACCCCGAGAGAGTCATACCTGGAGCTGCAGGTAAAGTAACCCCTCACACGATTTATGCACAAACCACTGCTAGGCTTTCTTGCAGTGTATGTATgatttaattactttttttatcCAAATGCTCCTTATTTGCAGCTTTTTCTGAGTTTTTTGCGAACaacttgttttaaaaatacaaaatgaacaaaGTCAAACAGTTTAGTAAGAAATCCTGAACCATGTTCTTATATTTTGTTATCTATTTTCCTTCCAACAGAAAAGATAGAAAGGACGGTTCAGATCGAGGCGTCCACTGTAGAAATTGAGGAGCGAGGAGTGAAGCTCCGTCTCACGGTGGTAGACACACCAGGATACGGAGATGCTATCAACAGCCAGGACTGGTATGAAAACCTTTTTAACCGTGGTTTAATGTTGTAACTTATAGCAAGAGGCGAATGTTTTCTCCATGTGGGCTTTTGAAATATTATTGTAAAtactgtgtgtttaatgtgaacTATATGTTTCTAATCCAGTTTTAGCACCATTATCAGCTACATCGATGACCAGTTTGAACGCTACCTCCATGACGAGAGCGGTCTGAATCGTAGACACATCGTTGACAATAGAGTTCACTGCTGCTTCTATTTCATCTCCCCGCTCGGCCACGGGTGAGTCCTACCCCACAGCTCGCTCATAAACTGAATACAGTTCAGTTAATACACTGAAGTTCCACTCTCTGCTTTTCATTAAATCCTTACTTTAATTCCTTTGGCTCATTTTGACCCTCAAtctgtctgtttcctgtctgagCAGCCTCAAGCCCCTGGACGTCCAGTTCATGAAGGCCATTCACAACAAGGTTAACGTGGTTCCTGTCATCGCCAAGGCCGACACTCTCAccctcagagagagggagaggctcAAGCGCAGGGTGAGAACATGAGCTGTCCATTGTTGAGGGTACTGTATTGTTGGTACAACTCCAAAAAATTGggctggacattttccagactttgacctttttaaattatgaagaacgcagcaggaaatTGTGGTAAAATGTGCGGAACTGTCAGTGGAGGGGAGGCATAGAGGTGGAGCATGCAGGGGGCACGACATCACTTGACCTCTGGAAAAAGACCTGAgtttagtgcatgtctgaaagcagcttaactaTGTCGTCTTTAGTAGTATCTCTGATGTCTTCACTACAAAGAGAAGAATAGTTTGTCATTTGTCCTGATAAActgtgtttttcactgttttctttgCAAGATTCTGGATGAGATCGATGAACATGGTATTAAGATTTACCACCTTCCTGATGCTGAGTCGGATGAGGACGAAGACTTCAAAGAGCAAACTAGGATCCTGAAGGTAAACTCTCTAAAGATAAGTGGATGTTTTTGCTGCCACAGAAATAAAAGCAATTCTGTATCCTCCAATACAGTTCCATTCAATTAGGGCCAATACGCTTGTGATGtgattatgataaatatttgtgtGGGCGGTTCATCCTTGGGAAAAGACGCATGAGATTCTCCTCTTCTCCAGGCCAGCATCCCGTTCGCAGTTGTAGGATCCAACCAGCAGATTGAGGCCAAAGGGAAGAAGGTGAGGGGCCGTCTGTACCCCTGGggagtggtggaggtggagaaccCAGAACACAATGACTTCCTCAAGCTGCGGACCATGCTGATGTGAGTGGTCCAAGAGCGAGAGGAGGCTCAagtttttcctctctccctgaaatttaattttattctgttttcctACAAAATCCGGTTGAAGAAATAGCTATGTATTTACAATTATCGACACTCTTTGCCAGAATGTATTTATCCACAATAAGAAACATTATAACTCTGCCACTAGCTTTTATGTGACTTAACTTGTATACTTCACCTATTTGGTGATATTGTTATATTATTCTTTGTACTTGTAACTTTGGAGCAAGATCTGGCACAAGCATTTCCTTTGGGATTATTAAAGTTCTAACGTAGCTTTTAAGTTGCGCTGCAGTTAAGGCAAGAAAGGACACAACATTACGTAATATCCAAAGTGATGCAACACACATGACCAAATTTTTTGAAACATTAGCATTATGATGTGGTTCAGAAAACGTTGGGTAGTATAAATGCACGTGAACTCCCTAACCAGTCCGCCTCTATTCCCCACGTCTGCAGTTTTCAAAAACGTCCGTGCACAAGTATGTAATAGTTGTTGAATTTTCCACCTCCCGACAGAACCCACATGCAGGACCTACAGGAAGTGACCCAGGACCTGCACTATGAGAACTTCCGCTCAGACCGCCTCAAGCGGGGTGGCAGGTTGTCCTCCCATGGTTATATtctgcctctgtctcctgcGTACGTACTTGTCTGTCCGCTTGCTTCTCTGCACCTCCCCCCTCAAACAGCAAACCTCTGATAAGAAATGATAATATTTCCAATACAGTTAGACGCATTGAAAAAGcctagtcacacacacacacacacacacacacacatacacacacgttcatagaaacattttcattaaacATTTAGTGATGAATAATGACTGGACCATTCATTTCCTTCTTTCGATTCATATAATATTGACCTAGTGTCAGTTCTGTAGTGCAGTAGCTCTAACTCATCAGTTTGCATGTTAACCACACCAGTTA
It includes:
- the septin2 gene encoding septin-2 isoform X1, with protein sequence MGVTKPDFLSPTVRPVSVWLHELPALHKRLNTENKMSQADKMKQGQFTNPETPGYVGFANLPNQVHRKSVKKGFEFTLMVVGESGLGKSTLINSLFLTDLYPERVIPGAAEKIERTVQIEASTVEIEERGVKLRLTVVDTPGYGDAINSQDCFSTIISYIDDQFERYLHDESGLNRRHIVDNRVHCCFYFISPLGHGLKPLDVQFMKAIHNKVNVVPVIAKADTLTLRERERLKRRILDEIDEHGIKIYHLPDAESDEDEDFKEQTRILKASIPFAVVGSNQQIEAKGKKVRGRLYPWGVVEVENPEHNDFLKLRTMLITHMQDLQEVTQDLHYENFRSDRLKRGGRNGPEPEEMDKDMILQEKEAELRRMQDMITKMQAQMQKQGDGEGDV
- the septin2 gene encoding septin-2 isoform X2, which produces MSQADKMKQGQFTNPETPGYVGFANLPNQVHRKSVKKGFEFTLMVVGESGLGKSTLINSLFLTDLYPERVIPGAAEKIERTVQIEASTVEIEERGVKLRLTVVDTPGYGDAINSQDCFSTIISYIDDQFERYLHDESGLNRRHIVDNRVHCCFYFISPLGHGLKPLDVQFMKAIHNKVNVVPVIAKADTLTLRERERLKRRILDEIDEHGIKIYHLPDAESDEDEDFKEQTRILKASIPFAVVGSNQQIEAKGKKVRGRLYPWGVVEVENPEHNDFLKLRTMLITHMQDLQEVTQDLHYENFRSDRLKRGGRNGPEPEEMDKDMILQEKEAELRRMQDMITKMQAQMQKQGDGEGDV